In the Chloroflexia bacterium SDU3-3 genome, one interval contains:
- a CDS encoding NAD-dependent epimerase/dehydratase family protein has translation MSIADEIRERFSGARVLITGGLGFIGSNLAHRLVDLGAHVTLVDSLIPEYGGNEFNIAGLDGRVTVNIADVRDQYSINHLVQGKDFVFNLAGQTSHMDSMRDPYTDLDINCRAQLSILEACRRFNPAAKLVYASTRQIYGKPDYLPVDERHLVHPTDVNGINKMAGEWYHILYNNVYGISACALRLTNTYGPRMRVKDARQTFLGIWIKRLIDGEPIEVWGDGMQIRDFTYIDDCVDALLLSAANPSAHGQIFNLGSDETINLRDLAALAVEINGGGRYAIIPYPADRKPIDIGDYYGDYRLIQGRLGWRPRVPLREGLALTLAFYRQHREHYW, from the coding sequence ATGAGCATCGCAGACGAGATCCGCGAGCGCTTCTCCGGCGCGCGGGTGCTGATCACCGGCGGGCTGGGCTTTATCGGCAGCAACCTGGCCCACCGCCTGGTCGACCTGGGCGCGCACGTCACCCTGGTGGACTCGCTCATCCCCGAGTACGGCGGCAACGAGTTCAACATCGCTGGGCTGGATGGGCGGGTGACGGTGAACATCGCCGACGTGCGCGACCAGTACTCGATCAACCATCTGGTGCAGGGCAAGGATTTTGTGTTCAACCTGGCGGGCCAGACCAGCCATATGGACTCGATGCGCGACCCCTACACCGACCTGGACATCAACTGCCGCGCTCAGCTCTCCATCCTGGAGGCCTGCCGCCGCTTCAACCCGGCGGCCAAGCTGGTCTACGCCAGCACCCGCCAGATCTACGGCAAGCCCGACTACCTGCCGGTGGATGAGCGCCACCTGGTGCACCCGACCGATGTCAATGGCATCAACAAGATGGCCGGCGAGTGGTACCACATCCTCTACAACAATGTGTACGGCATCAGCGCCTGCGCCCTGCGGCTGACCAACACCTATGGCCCACGCATGCGGGTGAAGGATGCGCGGCAGACGTTCCTGGGCATCTGGATCAAGCGCCTGATCGATGGCGAGCCGATCGAGGTGTGGGGCGACGGCATGCAGATCCGCGACTTCACCTACATCGACGACTGCGTGGACGCCCTGCTGCTGTCGGCGGCCAACCCCAGCGCCCACGGCCAGATCTTCAACTTGGGCAGCGACGAGACGATCAACCTGCGCGATCTGGCCGCCCTGGCGGTGGAGATCAACGGCGGCGGGCGCTACGCGATCATCCCCTACCCCGCCGACCGCAAGCCGATCGACATCGGCGACTACTACGGCGACTACCGCCTCATCCAGGGGCGGCTGGGCTGGCGGCCCCGCGTGCCCCTGCGCGAGGGCCTGGCGCTGACGCTGGCCTTCTACCGCCAGCACCGCGAGCACTACTGGTAG